The DNA region GTTTTTAATCACTTTTGATTAAGCGATatgttttttatatatttgtatataatattttttttaattagttataCTTGAGTATGAAATGCCATGGTATTTTCTCTTAAACTAGTTTTTTGTTTGAATATGATATctcattaattttatattccGACCATATATTCGTCACATattcaaatattaatatattggttttataactTTTAGTGACAATTTGTGGAAAATTTTAACCTACGCACTACTTCAGTCTCACAGCTGAAATAAAATACGTAACATTTTTGTATAGTATAGTGGAGTATTTGTTTATCGCAAAGTATAAAAACCTTTGAAAATTATAACAGAGACTTTAcacaattattaaaattatctcTAAAGACTTTAACCATTTTGATATGAATCTAAAACGTCACatataaaatcaatttaaaatgACTCAACAACAGCTCATCCgaatcaattttaaatttgcttGCCATAAATACTGCATTGAGTTTAGCCTCTACCATCACTATAGTGTATACCAATTCACCAAAACTAGTTTcctatctttttttttattactattattatgaATTGAATGACAATTATGAGAAAACATCCAAAATCTAAATGTTAAATGAAAGAAAAAGCAATCCTGTAATGTGTTAAACTTAGCCAATTATTTTCATACTAAGCAAAACATGAAGTGCTTTTCTTAGAGGAAAggacataaaaaaaacatcctAATTTAAAGTTTTTATTCCTTTTTGAAATACTTGAAAGGGGTAATAATTGAGTTTGTGACATCAAATGATGGGCTATTTGGCATCAAATTCTTTGTCCACTGTCCTTGCCACTTGGAATTATTAGGATTGACTTGGAAGTCTTCGCTAAATATTTTCTTAGTCTTTATTAATTTCTTgagaatatataattaattaattcttctttaaaattaaattattgaagtGTTAAAATGAATTAGAATCGTAGAACTTTTGAGATGCTAGGAGGAAATTGGACATAAGCATATGCTTATCTCTTGGtacaattttattctttttaaaggAAATTTGGACATACGCATATGTTCAAGATAAATTATTTCGTTATTAAGATCTATTATGAATCACTAATAGCATATAACTATTCTATGATTTAATGCATCTTAACGAAGAAATGATAAAAACTATAGAAATAGACAAATAGTGAAATTGAAGATTTTGTTGAATAATTTGTATTGGAGCAACCCATATGTATGATATCGAACATGTTAGCAAAGAGGTATCACACCGACGTCAAACCACAATGTCTATTGATGATTTAGAGTAATCCATAGTATAACGTTCTTACAACTTATAAACTCAACGGACTCTATCTTCATCAAGTGCAAAAGCATACTAATCCCATTGATTTTCATTACCAGGTCGACTgctgtattttgtttttattgtatgttgtattaGTATTTgcttaatttcaataaatagaaTCACATTTCGGCCAATCCAGATATATAAATGGATCGAATTGATTTCAATAtaaaacatttttatattgaaCGTCGTTTTTATCATCAGCATGGGTGATGAATTCTGCACAAAGTGGGAGTTGACGAAGGTCTCCAGTGGATTGTTCTTGGTCAGCTACTATATATACAGCTTCTCCATTGTTGTATGTGAGGAAGGAGAAGGTATATTTTGGGCCTTTGTTTATGGATAAATTGGGATCTTCAAGATTTATTGTTGGGCTCAAGAAATCATCTTCAAATTAGTTAATCCACTCTTCTAAGAGTATCCACTATGGcatggacgcggctatagccgcgtccacggGCGGGCGGCGGGCGGGCTATAGTGGGAAGGTTGTCCGCCCCGGGAGTGGACGCGGCGGGCGTGGCGATGGGGGGCGGACGGGCGATCGCcgggtgcggggcgaggacgcgcggGGGGGgcatagccgcgcctataggcgcggcgaccatagtggcggaaaccGCCGCGGCGCATGCAgcgaatttcaatttttttttaaaaaaaaatgaaaattgattataaaatttgggggctattggaggtgtccactgtagtggcggaaatagaattttggggctatggacaacaaaattggagctatggacaaaaattggggcggggctattgggcgtgtccgccttatagtggacaccctaatgctccttagggtatccactatggggtgcccgcggctatagccgcgggttggggcggaggGCGGGCGGCTATAGTGGAGAGCGCGGGCGGACACCCAAATGGGGGCGGTAGGGGGCGGACGGGCTTCAGccgactccggggcgaggacgcggggAAATGGGGGCTGACGCGGCTATAGGCGCGACGCCTATAGTGGCAGCACCgacagccgcggctatagcggattttttttttttttttacatttcaattcacctataaatacaccccactccattcattattttcacaccaacgcttcgctgatatgcgcaggaccacatcacataacacactgcaagccgatttgattgaagaagtgtgggcacgtaggggaggtggtggcGCAGTGTAAACATgttagtgatttgtactagattaaatgtagtgtgtaattttaattttaatttagtgtgtaatattaattttaattttaattatacttcgtatagtcgtgttcttctaattacatatagcccgataaatttgttcataattacttgaaacattataaaatgaaagttgattataaaatttgggggctattggaggtgtccactatagtggcggacacaaaattttggggctatggacaacaaaactggggctatggataaaaattggagcggggctattgggcgtgtccgccttatagtggacactcttatgaCCTCTAAATTCTTTTAGaataacataaattttaatgtaaaattaatgaagtttgagaaaaaaaatagagaaaaaatagagaaaaaacaattaataataaaacgcatataattaataatgtaaaagaatTCTAAAATTATAAGTAACTAATTTTGATGGATATATCAAAATTGTAAAAGATGACTTATTTTGTAAATGGAAAAAGTATACTCCATGTTGTTAGTGGATAAATGCTGGGTCAAGGTTATAGTCGTAATACTTCATTCGTCCTCAAAAAATAACTTACATCAAAAAATAACTTACATTTATCATCTTAGTTCGTTATAAAATATTAAACggacttaaaaaaaaaacctattGACTACATATTACACTCCAATAACTTTATTCCTCCTACTTTATTAAAGTATATAAAATTTGTTTCATCCTTAATTCTCTATTTTTAAATAGCAGATGGTCTTTATTAAAACAGTGAAATACAATAGATAGGGAGTATGTATTATATTTCAAACTAATTATCCATCCCATATTCACATGCAATGCACTGACTTATATACTGTATAAGGACAATATTTTAACTATAAAAACTAAATTAAACATTAGTATTAGGTTAAAtgatagtagtactaataaacCAAATATTACTATCATTCTAGTACGAATATTTAAAGATTCCCATAATTCTAGTACTACTACTAGCATTTTGCGTCCGGAGTCAAACGACGTCGTGCACGATAGAACTAGTCATTATCAGTCTTCACCTCTTCCATTTTCAACAGAAACCCTAGAGCTCGCATTTTCTCCGATTTAATTTTGAAGAGTTACAAATGGCGATGGCTGCTTTGAGACGCCAGGGCAGGCGGATCGCCGCCCCTATCATTTCTCCCCGCCCTATCAATCCCCTCCGTTCGTCTATCGTTCCTTCGGAGTACGATGCGATCTGTTTTGCTTTCACTTTTTCTTCTGTATGTGTTGTTGTTGTCGCTGATAATAAATATGCGCGGGCGCGTGTTTGGCTGATTCCGTTTTAGCATCAGTTTTGGCTGTAGCTTCATTTGGATTTGTGCCATTCTTCGCCGTTTCAACCAATGTTAGGGGTATAGGATTTGCTCTTTATCGCGTCATTAAGTGTGAATTTGTGTTAATTTTACTGTTATGTTTGTAAAGCAGAAGACTTGGTGTCAATGCGGCACCTCTTGCAGCTAATGTACAACGTGTTGGTTTTACAAATCACTCAATGCGGCATCTCTTGCAGCTTAATTGCCTCCCTTCATTGTCTCTGATTGCTAGTGTTTTACGAAGCTCATAGTTGTATTAGCTTATTCTTTTGTCATCTCTGGTTGTGTTTGTAGTTATGGGTAGTGgacatataattttttttcctgaTTTGGCGGGTTACAAAGTTGTGAAATGTGCAGATTTAATGGGGTTCCTGACGTTTGTCCCTTTGGCCTTTGGCCTCGTCTATTGTGTTGGACCAGTGGCGTGTGTCTAAGATGGAAATCATTCTCTTGATGTTATTATAACCTTGACTGAAGCATATCTTATATTCTAAATAATCAGTCACGACTCAAATATATCAAAGCTGTTACTTGTTAGCCCGAGAAACATTACATCTAAggatatttttttgaaaattgtttAGTTAAAAGCAAAAGGTATCATACTTAAAGTATGGGATAtgttgtttctgattatattaTTGAAGGATAATGAGCTACACCATTATGGACTAAGGGCATTGGTGGAAAGGTGAAACCAGGATTTAACTGATACTGTACTAAAGTTATAAGAAATGGATAGGTTCAAAGAAAATATTAGTAGCTGGTTACATTGATTagataaatactactcctatgaCAATTTTGGACCTATGGGCCTCATGCGAGTCATGTGACTGAACATGCAGTGAATACTTTATAAAGAACATGTTACTCTTAAGGTGACACATAGAAGAATTGTTACTGTATATACGACCCCTCGTACGTTATTTATGGGTTATCAATATTTTCACTTTGTTTGCATTTTAAAAGTTGCATGTAATATTCATAATCAATTTTCACATCTTTGCTTCTAACTGAATATGCAAATTTCATGCCAACAGGGATCAATCTTTCTTGGGAGTTCGATCTGTGTCAACTCAAATTGGTATGATGACTCTTGAACCACTGATGATATCTTCAGTCAGTTACCAAATTATTATGACTCTTTTGTTTGACTGAACTATTATGATGGAAAACCCACATATCTACAGTTCGCAATCGTATGAAGAGTgtcaaaaatattcaaaaaatcacAAAGGCTATGAAGATGGTTGCAGCTTCAAAGCTCCGAGCTATTCAGTCAAAAACTGAAAACTCACGTGGTCTGTGGCAACCATTCACTGCTCTTCTTGGTGACCTTCCAAGTAAGTTTGTGTATAAATATTTTGGTCTCTCATTGGGTTCAGTGTATCATGCTGTCTACAAAATACACTCTGCATATTACAATGGCCTTGTTAACTTAAAGTCCAAGGTGGCTTCTGCACATGAATTTGTCATTAGGGGAAACTGGGAAAATATGATATTTCAAAAAATCTGTAAAGTGCGTGGGTGAATATTAATACGAGTAGTTCTGTGTCATCATATGTTTTCTATGTTTTGATAGCAATTGGATTCATCTCAAGACCATtgcattatcatttttttcatggCTTAACGTACCTATGACATTGAGCTAAAACATTCCTTAGCCATCCTAAAAAATATGTTTCCAGTCATTAGATGTCATTAAGATTACTTCCATCAGATTTTATGATTTACTCATCTGGAGTTGGGATTCGTTCCTGCCAAgctcttatattttatttaattttagacTTATTGACTCACATCATTTGCATGAtgtgttttgattttacaataAGCTCATCAAGAAAACTCACAAAAGTAGCTTTGGTGCGGATGACAAAGAGTTTGCTGAATCATTAACTGTTGTGATCACCGGTTGTCTTTGTCTCAAATAGTCAAATGTATCCACTATTTATCTATTTAACAATGTCCTTATCAAAATACAGTTTATTGGCCTGATATATTTCCTGCATAGATTAACTCACCTGGCTGCTAGCATGCTCCTATTGAGTGCTTAAAGCTTATCTTACATCCTTTGATCATTAAAGAAATGCCCACTATATTGTTTTGTTTCTATAAATGGTATGCTCAAATCTCAATTGACATTGTTAAGCCTTTATCTCCTCTGCTGATAAACCCTTAAATAGCtcctacaaaaaaaaatctaacttGTGCCTATTTCCTTAAAGACAAGACCTCATCCTGTATTCTGCTTGTCCACATGTTTGAATGCATTAGGCGTTGATGTGAAGAAGACTGTTGTTGTTACAATTTCATCCGACAAAGGTCTGTGTGGTGGTATCAATTCTACTTCAGTGAAAGTTAGCAGGGGCCTCAAGAAGTTAAATTCCGGTATCTTCTGTCTCTCCTTTCCTTCATCCCGATTCTTATAgagaaaaaaatctagtaaccGTAAGTTACATGGTTTAGGTCCCGACAAGGAATGCAAGTATGTTATTGTGGGAGAGAAAGCCAAGGCCCAACTTGTTCGAGACTCCAAGAATGATATTGAGCTAGCCCTAACTGAGCTGCAGAAGAATCCTCTGAACTATACTCAGGTTGTCTTTTCTCCGTGCTTTTTTTGTTTTACCCCCCTTGTAGATGCCTCTCCATCATATCAGTCCTCCAGATTAGAGACCTCCAATTAATCTAATGCTGGAATCTGGTTCATGTTTTCTCGCCACTTCTTGACTGAATTTTCTAATCCTACTGGTCTGTACAGGTTGCTGTGCTTGCTGATGACATCTTAAAGAATGTAGAATATGATGCATTAAGGATTGTGTACAATAAGTTCCAATCAGTGGTCTCGTTTATTCCATCAGTATCCACTATTTTATCTCCTGAGGTAAGTAATTGCATCGACTGAAGTCACTGAATTTTATGATAACTCATTTCGTGAAAGTATATACATGCTGCATGCTAATTCCTTCCAATGATGATATAGATAGTTGAGAGAGAATCTGAAGCTGGAGGTCAACTTGGGGAATTGGATTCTTATGAAGTTGAAGGTGCTGAAACGAAGTCAGAAGTGCTTCAGAATCTGACAGAGTTCCAATTCTCATGTGTATGTTTTACCTTTTCGACTGATGATTCCATATCTTATTAGATATGGGTTCGATAAATAAGACTAGGACTGATTTCTATTTTAGACCCGATATTAAAACTCTTATGTCCTTCAGGTTATGTTCAATGCTGTCTTAGAAAATGCTTGCAGTGAGCAGGGAGCTAGAATGTCTGCAATGGACAGCTCAAGTAGAAATGCTGGAGAGATGCTTGACCGCCTCACCCTCACTTATAACAGGTTTCATGCTTATCTCATTGCATtattataaatacaaaattcatGAGGGCGTTTGCTGACTGGTTTATTTATGCACCAAAACGATGCTAGCCAAACTTTCTGTTTCAGTCATTCTATTGTTAAAAAGTAATCAAATCTTCGCCAACCAATTTAATTGCTTCTTTTTTGTCTACAACCAGAACTCGTCAAGCGACTATCACTACAGAATTGATAGAGATTATATCTGGAGCATCAGCATTGGAGGGATAATTGCTTCTCTAGTGAGATGTTGAAGAAATAATATTTCTTGTTTGGCACTTTTGGCAATACCTCCGTGATACCCTCCCTCCATTTGAGGTTTTTCGGGTACTTAAATAACCCCCTGGCTAACTTCATGCAAGGGATACTGGTTTGTGCTTGACTGTGAGAGATCTATTTGTAATCTTAATGTTCTTGAAAAGTGTTACTGAATTTCGACGATCTCCATTTAGTTACAGTTAAATTTTATGGAACGAGCTCTTATTTCTTTCAGTGATAATATGAATTTGTTCTTGTTGTGAAGCTTTATGGCTTGTTTTCGACTATCCGTAGTCTATGTAGTTGTCTGTGAGTGGTACTTTTTTCCCCCTTCCATTCGACTTGGCTCATTTCTTTTCGATACGGTTATTTTAGTAAAGTGATCGTGTGTTTAGTGTAAAGTGATCTAAATCACGTACACTGCACAATTTTGGAGATCATCAAATTGGAATAATTAAGATTTTATTATTGGGCTTAGCAAAGCATCTTCAAGAATAGTGTCATATCAGACTTGCAAACCGATATTTGTTAAAACTCGTGTACATATTTATCCATGTACTACGATATACTATTATGCCTAACATTTATTACAACTCGTGATACAATCTGGTATGCACTATTTTAGAAGATGGgtggaatattattttttgtactattaaaagataaaaatagGATCAAATAGTTTGTACTAACTCCAATTTCAAAAATAAAGTTTAAGGTGGGATAATTGTAAAAGTGAATATTCAAAATGAGTGTGAGCAATAAAAATGTTATGAAACGGAAATAGACCAAGATAGAGAGTAACGAAAAGGAAATTAcattattcaaataaaaatgatCTCAAGTTGCATAATtgacataaaatattttattcgaGTCATCGACTTATcttaatcatttttattttgagattTCAGTCAATGACTGAGATGGCAAGTATATAAGGATTAACCGTCGTCGATGTGAGACAACGAAATGTGCCACTTTTTGTATAAAAGATTAGTGAGAACTCCTAAATTTTAGGATTTCAAAAGCAAATCATTAGTATATTTAAGGGAGTCAAATGAAAATTTGCATCCTGGAGTCAAACGACGTTGTCGCACCCTAAAACATCTTCACCATCACCGCTTCCATTTTTCAAGCAACTGATAAAAACCCTAGACTAGAGCTAGCGTTTTTTTCGATCCGATTTTGAAGTCACCACAATGGCGATGGCTGCGCTGAGACGCGAGAACATGCGGATTGTCGCCCTTTTAATTTCCCCTCTGCTACTCTATTGTTGTGAAGTATATATGGTGGAATATTTGGTGCACCaagttttttatatattaaaatcctAATATGTAAATTTATAATATGGATATTTGCAATTATAGTTGTATAAATATATAGCTAAGATTCATTAATAACCAACATGTTATGcttttcaaaacataaaaatagagaaattTTAGAGAGATTTGATTCCGTCCCCTTCATTTTCCTATCCTGAAATCCAAGTACTCTAGTTGTAGAgcattcaaattttaattatagggaatcaaatccaaataaaatcaaacacatttgattGACATTCAGAATGGGCTGGACCATAAAAAGAGAAATTAGGCTTCAAACAATTCGGTTTGATGCTTCCAATTATTTTTGGACATTTTTCCAGAATAAtcataaattttgatttgttgCACAAATTTAAAATCGGCTGTAAAACCTAGAAtactaattcatttttctcaCAAAATctaatttgaataaaattataTCTCAAAAAATCTATAGCatgtaaaaaatttaatgcacACATAGAGTTATGACATTTTGTAATGGGCTGGCCCGGCTCTCGGCTCGGCCCTCCACGGCCAAGCAAATTGGCATGGCTATGATATTTATAACTATTGTTTCCTtcaaaatgatatttttttaactaGTCCCAAAATTCTCATTTTATATCGATCACATAGTATAGATTTGTATTTCCATTTtaaatagaaataattaaaaaattgaattaaagtTTAATACTAATCATTCATACAATTAACCCATAATCATACTTGTTATCTTCCAATAAGAAACTTTATTAATACACCTGCGATTGATCTTTATTTCTGATTTTTTGATtggtaaagaaaaaaaaatgtgagttaagCTGGATAAACAGCCACCACTTAAACCGCCGACTCCGCCCCACCCAATTCAACTCTTCAAATCACCTCATTTCCGTCTCCCCTACAAATTCAATCCCCCTTCACCTCCACCCTTCCACAAATCTTTGTTTCTCCCTAATTTTCCAATTATGCAGACCTCTGCTACCAACACAAAACCAATTTTAGCCTCCATCAATTCCACCAACCATAGTAAACAAAGCTCTATCTCTGCGCTCTCTACACCCAAATTTAATCGGACACTGTTAAACAAGGCCATTACTTACCACCCGCCCAAGAATGGTTGTCGCAGACGCTTGTGTTCCGTTACCAGTCAGGTTTGTTGGGGAAATGTTTTGACTTCTGCTGAAATTTGTTCATATTCATGTCCAATGctatatttttttgtggattATAACGTGGAGTAGGAAATTGAATATCCTGGCTAACTACTTAATGAAGCTTTGGTTAATTGCTGTAGCAGCTTCATGGTGTAATAGCAGCTGTGAAATAGTTTCTCCTATAGCGCAGTGTGGTTAGGGCTCGTGGGTGAATAAGGAAGTGAAATTGAAGCTTGAAAGTATATGTTTTTAGCGGGTTCATAATTAGAGTGCATTTTGGAGTGTTATTTTGTTGGTCAGTCCGGTTCtgtaattaataaaatgatagaaaCCATTTGATTACATTTTGCATCACTCTTGGTAGGCTTAAAATGTGCTTCATAAACATGTAGAATGCACTTCACTTTTTGTAACCATTTTCTTATGGTCATTTATATTGGAATGTGTAAGGATTATAAACTGCTCAATGATATAAGAGTACTAATTATAGTTTGATGGTCACTGCTGTTGAGGGATGAGCCTTGATGCTCTTGGCAGTTTGTTTAAATCTTGAAGTCATTGATTCAATATTTGGCAACAAAGTCCTTGCTTGTAGGATAAGAATGAATAAGTTTGCCCCCCCATCTACAACAGAAATCTTTGCATTGGATGATTGGATAGATTTTTTCCCATTGataattgattaaatattaatgtTATTAATACAAATAGTGTATAAAATCTCTGTGAGATGACATCTATCCTTATGTCTCAAAGCCATTTTGAGGCTTTAAAAAAGGTGTGGGTCTTTATGATTAATATAGATTATGTAAAGTCCACTATATTATATGTAAAAGTTCTACGATTGCCTGTTATCTGGTCTGCACACTCCTTAAAAGTCATTTCATTTTGTTTGAAATGAAATTTACATTTAAGTCACTTGTATAAAGTTACTATCCACTGTT from Salvia splendens isolate huo1 chromosome 9, SspV2, whole genome shotgun sequence includes:
- the LOC121747031 gene encoding ATP synthase subunit gamma, mitochondrial isoform X1, with amino-acid sequence MAMAALRRQGRRIAAPIISPRPINPLRSSIVPSEDQSFLGVRSVSTQIVRNRMKSVKNIQKITKAMKMVAASKLRAIQSKTENSRGLWQPFTALLGDLPSVDVKKTVVVTISSDKGLCGGINSTSVKVSRGLKKLNSGPDKECKYVIVGEKAKAQLVRDSKNDIELALTELQKNPLNYTQVAVLADDILKNVEYDALRIVYNKFQSVVSFIPSVSTILSPEIVERESEAGGQLGELDSYEVEGAETKSEVLQNLTEFQFSCVMFNAVLENACSEQGARMSAMDSSSRNAGEMLDRLTLTYNRTRQATITTELIEIISGASALEG
- the LOC121747031 gene encoding ATP synthase subunit gamma, mitochondrial isoform X2, whose product is MKSVKNIQKITKAMKMVAASKLRAIQSKTENSRGLWQPFTALLGDLPSVDVKKTVVVTISSDKGLCGGINSTSVKVSRGLKKLNSGPDKECKYVIVGEKAKAQLVRDSKNDIELALTELQKNPLNYTQVAVLADDILKNVEYDALRIVYNKFQSVVSFIPSVSTILSPEIVERESEAGGQLGELDSYEVEGAETKSEVLQNLTEFQFSCVMFNAVLENACSEQGARMSAMDSSSRNAGEMLDRLTLTYNRTRQATITTELIEIISGASALEG